Proteins found in one Cobetia sp. L2A1 genomic segment:
- the gatC gene encoding Asp-tRNA(Asn)/Glu-tRNA(Gln) amidotransferase subunit GatC, translating into MALEHSDVLRAAHLARLGLASQDAEAYVEDLNQILSMVDQLQQVNTDGIEPLAHPLEATQRLRADEVTESNQREHFQQVAPVTEQGLYLVPRVVE; encoded by the coding sequence ATGGCCCTTGAACATTCAGATGTGCTGCGTGCTGCTCACCTCGCACGCCTGGGTCTTGCCTCGCAGGATGCCGAAGCCTACGTCGAGGATCTCAACCAGATTCTCTCGATGGTCGACCAGTTGCAACAGGTCAATACCGATGGCATCGAGCCGCTGGCACACCCATTGGAAGCTACCCAGCGTCTTCGCGCCGACGAAGTCACCGAGTCGAATCAGCGCGAACACTTCCAACAGGTAGCCCCGGTCACCGAACAGGGGCTATACCTGGTTCCGCGCGTCGTCGAGTGA